Proteins from a genomic interval of Niabella soli DSM 19437:
- the lpxD gene encoding UDP-3-O-(3-hydroxymyristoyl)glucosamine N-acyltransferase has product MTFTAAQIAAMINGGVEGDENTSVGNFGKIEEAKEGQLSFLANPKYEEYLYETKASIIIINDNLELKKPVAATLIRVKDAYSAFAVLLSKYQELMQQQLKGIQEPSYIAKTATCGADIFVGAFAYIGENVSIGNGSKIHPGAYIGNNVTIGNNTTINPGVKILYNCQVGNNVTIHAGTVIGSDGFGFAPQADGTFSKVPQIGNVVIEDNVEIGANATIDRATIGSTIIHAGAKLDNLIQIAHNVEIGSSTVVAAQAGISGSTKVGKGVMIGGQVGIVGHLHIGDGAKINAQSGVSKDIDPGKAVTGSPAYDYTSALRSQALNRKLPDLEKRLKEMEQELNQLKKSHEI; this is encoded by the coding sequence ATGACGTTTACAGCAGCGCAGATTGCGGCCATGATCAATGGCGGGGTAGAGGGAGACGAAAATACCTCGGTGGGGAATTTTGGTAAAATTGAAGAAGCCAAAGAAGGGCAGTTGAGTTTCCTGGCGAACCCCAAATACGAAGAATACCTCTATGAAACAAAGGCCAGTATTATCATTATTAATGATAACCTGGAGCTAAAGAAGCCCGTTGCGGCTACGCTTATTCGCGTAAAAGACGCTTATTCTGCGTTTGCGGTATTATTAAGCAAATACCAGGAATTGATGCAGCAACAATTGAAGGGCATCCAGGAACCTTCTTATATTGCAAAAACGGCCACTTGTGGAGCCGACATATTCGTTGGGGCATTTGCTTATATCGGCGAAAATGTATCCATCGGCAACGGGTCTAAAATACATCCGGGCGCTTATATTGGCAATAATGTAACCATTGGAAATAATACCACTATTAACCCGGGGGTAAAGATCCTGTATAATTGCCAGGTGGGTAACAATGTTACCATTCACGCGGGCACTGTTATTGGCAGTGATGGGTTTGGATTTGCGCCCCAGGCCGACGGCACTTTTTCAAAAGTGCCCCAGATCGGCAATGTAGTGATCGAAGATAACGTCGAGATCGGGGCTAATGCTACCATTGACCGGGCTACCATCGGATCAACGATTATTCACGCCGGAGCCAAACTGGATAACCTGATACAAATCGCCCATAACGTAGAAATTGGCAGCAGCACGGTGGTTGCGGCCCAGGCAGGCATCAGCGGCAGCACCAAGGTGGGTAAAGGAGTTATGATCGGCGGGCAGGTAGGTATTGTAGGCCACCTTCATATTGGGGACGGCGCCAAGATCAACGCGCAAAGCGGCGTAAGCAAAGATATCGATCCGGGCAAGGCCGTTACCGGTTCTCCCGCGTATGACTATACTTCTGCGTTGAGAAGCCAGGCCCTGAACCGTAAGCTTCCCGACCTCGAAAAACGGTTAAAAGAGATGGAACAGGAACTGAATCAGCTAAAAAAAAGCCACGAGATATAG
- a CDS encoding bifunctional UDP-3-O-[3-hydroxymyristoyl] N-acetylglucosamine deacetylase/3-hydroxyacyl-ACP dehydratase, protein MDNNFNPDKQHTLKQTISISGTGLHTGVLADLTLKPANAGFGVQFQRVDLPNKPVIKADCDLVTDTSRGTTLEANGAKVSTVEHLLAALVGMGLDNVLIEINGPEIPIIDGSAMPFIELIEEAGVEEQDAAKLWYSIDENLYLTDEEKRVEMVIMPAREYQITTLIDFNSPVLGTQHAELKTMKNFKEKISTSRTFCFLHELEMLLQHNLIKGGDVNNAIVIVDKPIGDEELGRLKKIFNKDDIEVKSGGYLNNLELRFPNEPARHKLLDIVGDLALIGYPVKGRVIANRPGHSTNVEFARIIKKHIKANKHLKGVPNYDPNVPPVYDLNYIEKTLPHRFPFLLVDKITELTDERIVGVKNVTFNEWFFQGHFPQNPVMPGVLQIEALAQCGGILAINLAGEGKYDTYFLKIDNCKFKQMVRPGDTMILKMELSAPIRRGICEMRGTVYVGNKVATEADLVAQIVKR, encoded by the coding sequence ATGGATAATAATTTCAACCCGGACAAACAACATACATTAAAGCAAACAATAAGCATCAGCGGCACCGGGTTACACACGGGTGTTTTGGCGGATCTTACCCTGAAACCTGCCAACGCAGGATTTGGGGTTCAGTTTCAGCGGGTTGATCTTCCGAATAAACCGGTTATCAAGGCGGATTGCGACCTTGTAACGGATACCAGCCGCGGAACTACCCTGGAAGCCAATGGTGCCAAAGTAAGCACGGTAGAGCACCTGCTGGCCGCCTTGGTAGGAATGGGGCTGGATAATGTGCTGATTGAAATTAACGGACCGGAAATCCCGATCATCGATGGCAGCGCCATGCCTTTTATTGAGCTGATTGAAGAAGCGGGCGTGGAAGAGCAGGATGCTGCTAAATTGTGGTATTCTATTGACGAGAACCTGTACCTTACCGATGAAGAAAAACGGGTGGAGATGGTGATCATGCCGGCCCGGGAATACCAGATCACCACGCTGATCGATTTTAACTCTCCCGTACTGGGCACCCAGCACGCAGAGCTAAAGACCATGAAAAATTTTAAAGAAAAAATATCCACTTCGCGAACCTTTTGCTTCTTGCATGAACTGGAAATGTTATTGCAGCACAACCTGATAAAAGGGGGCGATGTAAATAATGCCATTGTAATTGTTGACAAGCCCATCGGAGATGAAGAGTTAGGGCGCCTGAAAAAGATCTTCAACAAGGATGATATCGAAGTAAAAAGCGGAGGCTATTTAAATAACCTGGAACTGCGTTTCCCGAATGAACCCGCCCGACATAAGCTGCTGGATATTGTGGGCGACCTGGCGTTGATCGGTTATCCCGTGAAAGGAAGAGTGATTGCCAACCGGCCGGGGCACAGTACTAATGTAGAATTTGCCCGCATCATTAAAAAGCATATCAAAGCGAACAAGCACCTGAAAGGAGTGCCCAATTATGATCCTAACGTGCCCCCGGTATACGACCTGAACTATATTGAAAAGACCCTGCCGCATCGCTTCCCGTTTTTGCTGGTGGACAAGATCACCGAACTGACCGATGAACGGATTGTAGGCGTGAAGAACGTAACATTTAATGAATGGTTTTTCCAGGGGCATTTTCCCCAGAACCCGGTAATGCCGGGCGTGCTGCAGATTGAAGCGCTGGCCCAGTGTGGCGGTATCCTGGCGATCAACCTGGCGGGAGAGGGCAAGTATGACACTTATTTTCTGAAAATCGACAACTGCAAATTCAAACAAATGGTGAGGCCGGGCGATACCATGATCCTTAAAATGGAATTATCGGCCCCCATCCGCAGAGGTATTTGTGAGATGCGAGGCACCGTTTATGTGGGCAATAAAGTGGCCACGGAAGCAGACCTGGTGGCCCAGATCGTTAAGCGGTAA
- a CDS encoding DoxX family protein yields the protein MKTTKILYWTFTGIIVLLDGVMPALTSNTELARQGISHLGYPDYFRVLLTVFKVTGALILILPFLKGRIKEWAYAGFTFNFISAAVSHTVVDGFGGQALFPLVALAILAASYFYYHKLRSTQTGRSEQTSAQYSFGS from the coding sequence ATGAAAACTACAAAAATTCTTTACTGGACATTTACCGGTATCATCGTATTACTGGACGGTGTGATGCCTGCACTTACCTCAAACACAGAATTGGCCAGGCAGGGGATCAGCCATCTGGGCTATCCTGATTATTTCAGGGTGTTGCTCACGGTCTTTAAAGTAACCGGCGCCTTAATTCTGATCCTGCCCTTCCTTAAAGGGCGTATAAAAGAATGGGCCTATGCGGGATTCACTTTTAATTTTATAAGCGCAGCGGTGTCCCACACAGTGGTTGACGGGTTCGGCGGGCAAGCGCTATTCCCGCTGGTGGCATTGGCTATTCTGGCGGCGTCTTACTTTTATTATCATAAATTACGCAGTACCCAAACCGGACGCAGCGAGCAAACATCCGCGCAATACAGCTTTGGCAGTTGA
- a CDS encoding SRPBCC family protein, whose product MEPTKITVAATINAPVAKVWEYWTEPEHIRKWNSASDDWHTPRAENDLRVGGAFSSRMEARDGSMGFDFGGIYDVVLLNKEIAYTMGDGRKVQILFASEGNHTSVTETFEAEATNPIEMQQAGWQAIMDNFKRYTEEHR is encoded by the coding sequence ATGGAACCCACAAAAATTACAGTAGCTGCAACGATTAACGCGCCGGTAGCAAAAGTTTGGGAATACTGGACAGAGCCGGAACATATCAGGAAATGGAATAGTGCTTCTGATGACTGGCATACACCCCGCGCCGAAAATGATCTTCGGGTGGGAGGGGCTTTTTCCTCCAGGATGGAAGCACGGGATGGCAGCATGGGCTTCGACTTCGGCGGCATTTATGATGTTGTGCTCCTAAACAAAGAAATCGCTTATACTATGGGCGATGGTCGCAAAGTACAGATCCTTTTTGCCAGTGAAGGTAACCACACTTCCGTTACCGAAACCTTTGAGGCGGAAGCAACCAATCCCATAGAAATGCAGCAGGCCGGCTGGCAGGCCATTATGGATAATTTTAAACGGTATACGGAGGAGCACCGGTAA
- the gyrB gene encoding DNA topoisomerase (ATP-hydrolyzing) subunit B, producing MSEALQGPEPMETPAYGADSIQVLEGLEAVRKRPAMYIGDIGVKGLHHLVYEVVDNSIDEALAGYCKNIIVTIHEDNSISVEDDGRGIPTGINQKQGVSALQVAMTILHAGGKFDKGSYKVSGGLHGVGVSCVNALSTRMHTVVCRDGKIFEQEYHIGVPDYPVREIGTTEKHGTFQQFWPDGSIFMTTEYKREILEGRLRELSYLNKGISINLIDKREKDDNGAEIKKIFYSEGGIVEFVEMLDKSAGRNGLIPNILSVDGHDENSNVAVEVALTYNDSFNEHIYSYVNNINTIEGGTHVTGFRQALTRVFKTYGDKNGFFEKAKVAIEGDDFREGLSAIISVKVPEPQFEGQTKTKLGNSEVSGVVQTTVARVLEAFLEENPKDAKNIINKVILAAQARAAARKARDLVQRKSVLSGGGLPGKLADCSDRDPGRCELYLVEGDSAGGTAKQGRDRSFQAILPLRGKILNVEKAMEHKIYENEEIRNIYTALGVTVGTPDDPKALNLEKLRYHKLIIMTDADVDGSHIATLILTFVYRYMKELVEQGYVYLAQPPLYLVKKGKEAAYAYNEDQRKALVERLGAGREDSVNIQRYKGLGEMNAEQLWETTMDPDRRTLKQVTIESAAEADRVFSMLMGDEVAPRREFIETNAKYAKLDI from the coding sequence ATGAGCGAAGCATTACAAGGACCCGAACCCATGGAAACACCGGCATATGGAGCAGATAGTATCCAGGTACTGGAAGGATTAGAAGCCGTACGCAAACGCCCTGCCATGTACATTGGCGATATTGGGGTGAAGGGATTGCATCACCTCGTATATGAGGTGGTAGATAACTCTATCGATGAGGCTTTAGCAGGCTATTGCAAGAATATAATTGTTACCATTCACGAGGATAACTCTATTTCTGTTGAAGATGATGGCCGGGGTATTCCCACAGGTATCAATCAGAAGCAGGGTGTAAGCGCCCTACAGGTGGCCATGACGATATTGCACGCGGGGGGTAAATTTGATAAGGGATCATACAAAGTATCTGGCGGATTGCATGGAGTAGGGGTGAGTTGTGTAAATGCATTGAGCACGCGCATGCATACCGTGGTTTGCCGCGATGGGAAAATATTTGAGCAGGAATATCATATTGGGGTGCCCGATTATCCCGTGCGGGAGATCGGAACTACTGAAAAGCATGGAACCTTCCAGCAGTTCTGGCCCGATGGCTCTATTTTCATGACCACAGAATACAAGCGGGAGATACTGGAAGGGCGCCTGCGCGAACTGTCTTACCTGAACAAGGGAATTTCCATTAACCTGATCGACAAACGGGAAAAAGACGACAACGGCGCTGAGATCAAAAAGATATTTTACAGTGAAGGCGGTATCGTTGAGTTTGTGGAAATGCTGGATAAAAGCGCCGGCAGGAACGGGCTGATCCCAAACATACTGAGCGTTGACGGGCACGATGAAAACAGTAATGTTGCAGTTGAAGTGGCGCTTACGTATAACGATTCCTTTAATGAGCACATTTATTCCTATGTAAATAATATCAACACCATTGAAGGCGGTACGCATGTAACCGGGTTCAGACAGGCGCTCACCCGGGTTTTTAAAACATACGGAGATAAGAACGGCTTTTTTGAAAAAGCCAAAGTAGCTATTGAAGGGGATGATTTCCGTGAAGGCCTGAGTGCTATCATTTCTGTAAAAGTGCCGGAGCCTCAGTTTGAAGGCCAAACCAAGACCAAGCTGGGTAACAGCGAAGTAAGTGGTGTGGTGCAAACCACGGTGGCCCGCGTGCTGGAAGCATTCCTGGAGGAAAATCCCAAGGATGCAAAAAACATTATTAATAAAGTGATCCTGGCGGCGCAGGCAAGAGCGGCGGCAAGAAAGGCACGGGACCTGGTACAACGTAAATCTGTTTTAAGCGGCGGCGGTTTACCAGGGAAGCTGGCAGATTGTTCCGACAGAGACCCGGGACGCTGTGAGCTGTACCTGGTGGAAGGAGATTCCGCAGGTGGAACAGCCAAACAGGGGCGTGATCGCAGCTTTCAGGCTATTTTGCCTTTAAGGGGTAAGATCCTGAACGTGGAGAAAGCCATGGAGCACAAGATCTATGAGAACGAAGAGATCCGGAATATTTATACAGCGCTGGGCGTAACCGTGGGCACACCGGATGATCCGAAGGCGTTGAACCTTGAAAAACTACGGTATCACAAACTGATCATCATGACGGATGCCGATGTAGACGGAAGTCATATTGCCACGCTGATCCTCACTTTTGTTTACCGGTATATGAAGGAGTTGGTGGAGCAAGGTTATGTATACCTGGCGCAACCGCCATTATACCTGGTAAAAAAAGGAAAAGAAGCGGCCTATGCTTACAATGAAGATCAGCGGAAGGCATTGGTAGAACGTTTAGGCGCCGGACGTGAAGATTCTGTAAATATTCAGCGGTACAAAGGTTTGGGAGAAATGAACGCCGAGCAATTATGGGAAACCACGATGGACCCGGATAGAAGAACGCTGAAACAGGTGACCATTGAAAGCGCCGCTGAAGCAGACCGTGTATTCAGCATGCTGATGGGAGATGAAGTAGCGCCCCGCCGCGAGTTTATTGAAACTAACGCGAAATACGCGAAACTGGATATTTAA
- a CDS encoding TonB-dependent receptor has product MKKALFLLPLLLLLLRAVAQQNDLHISGTVTDSLGKAIPDAIVSLVRLRDNAGLLFTATDLHGNFLVDSKELFRPQTLAIKVNAAGFLKQQTILTASMAQLKFRMLSVADVHTLPGVIVTGKQRPIVQKGDTLSYDAAHFTDRNDRHLKDIIQKLPGIEVGENGVIKYQGKAINKFYIEGDNLLDDRYTIATENINVADVDKVQVIEHNQHVKMLNGIVPSDRAAINILLKNKSKLKFLNTIEASGGLPATYNLEAKSMAFKTKYKAINTAKLNNSGSDYSLETGVSGLQGPEGISKDRVLYNRSKLFSANNLLKVTPYTAIKINATYNKENQQTNHQLTSTYYLPGSDSIFYKELNQEQYNAGSLNLNIALDINSPKNYLSSATNFSRNNNTNSGSTYTGNSPITQNSSATTTRFSNTLSGYLMIRKMHIINYENSFAYSVNPQLLILTPGILQNVLNDSIPYLQTNQYQQLKNLSNTSQVAYNRVFQNWVLGLTTGLFLQSQQLQSAATLTQQSAQTTVPEGFENAVNWRKNELFAQATLTYNGYKSKLILGVPVSWQHYRYYNDFVATNQDKGTRLVFQPSLHWEYKTGKENTVYLDYTLANKTAGVQQIYGGAIISGYRSFASYETPYLMSRAHTFSGGFDYKRVIEAFFATINLTFAPTKNYFLYSTTLQNNMTLVKALPIINYSQAAGTTARVSKYIFALNTTVAVDAALSATKTQLLQNEQLFRVVSVVKTTGLQVTPTVLKWLQFTINGKYMQYTTASEQTGFLQQEVRQWNLHSGLTLYPLNRFSFNFTNNYYQSLHRGSSAVRSLFLDSYLQYKFEKKSLLIRLACTNIANVRSYEMIDVGTNSINTISYHLRPRTISLMTSFDF; this is encoded by the coding sequence ATGAAAAAAGCCCTGTTCCTGCTGCCACTGCTTTTGTTGTTGCTTCGTGCAGTTGCGCAGCAAAATGACCTGCATATTTCCGGAACGGTAACGGACAGCTTGGGCAAGGCCATTCCTGATGCCATCGTGAGCCTGGTACGACTCCGCGACAATGCCGGTCTCCTGTTTACGGCTACCGACCTGCACGGAAACTTCCTGGTCGATAGCAAAGAACTGTTCCGGCCGCAAACACTGGCCATCAAAGTAAACGCGGCGGGCTTTTTGAAACAACAAACGATCCTGACAGCATCAATGGCACAATTGAAATTCAGGATGCTATCTGTTGCAGATGTCCATACCCTCCCTGGTGTTATTGTTACGGGTAAACAGCGCCCCATTGTACAAAAGGGCGATACGCTCAGTTATGACGCCGCACATTTTACAGACAGAAACGATCGTCACCTGAAAGATATCATCCAAAAATTGCCTGGCATAGAAGTAGGGGAGAACGGCGTTATAAAATACCAGGGAAAAGCGATCAATAAGTTTTATATCGAAGGAGATAATTTACTCGATGACCGGTATACGATCGCTACAGAAAATATAAACGTTGCCGATGTAGACAAGGTTCAGGTTATTGAGCACAACCAGCATGTGAAAATGCTGAATGGAATTGTTCCTTCGGACCGGGCTGCAATTAATATCCTTCTTAAAAACAAAAGCAAGCTGAAATTTCTGAATACTATTGAAGCCAGTGGTGGATTGCCCGCTACCTATAACCTGGAAGCTAAAAGCATGGCTTTTAAAACGAAATATAAGGCGATCAATACTGCGAAGCTCAACAATTCGGGGTCGGATTATTCACTCGAAACCGGTGTGTCCGGACTACAGGGGCCGGAGGGCATCAGCAAAGACAGGGTGCTTTATAACCGGAGCAAACTATTTTCCGCCAATAACCTCTTGAAAGTAACTCCCTACACAGCAATAAAAATAAACGCCACGTACAACAAAGAAAATCAGCAAACCAACCACCAACTGACATCCACTTATTATCTTCCCGGCAGCGATAGCATCTTTTACAAAGAACTGAACCAGGAGCAGTACAACGCAGGTTCGCTCAACTTGAATATCGCCCTGGACATCAATAGCCCAAAAAATTATCTCAGCTCCGCAACCAACTTTTCGCGGAACAATAACACCAATTCAGGCAGCACCTATACCGGCAATTCGCCCATTACTCAAAACAGCAGCGCAACCACTACCCGTTTCAGTAACACACTCAGCGGATACCTTATGATCCGGAAAATGCATATTATTAATTACGAAAATAGTTTTGCCTATTCCGTTAACCCGCAGTTGCTTATTCTTACTCCGGGCATTCTGCAAAATGTATTGAATGACAGCATTCCGTATCTGCAAACAAACCAGTATCAACAACTGAAAAACCTCAGCAACACCAGCCAGGTGGCTTACAACCGGGTTTTTCAAAACTGGGTATTGGGTCTGACTACCGGATTGTTCCTTCAGTCGCAACAATTGCAATCCGCTGCAACATTGACGCAGCAAAGCGCTCAGACCACGGTTCCTGAAGGGTTTGAAAACGCTGTTAACTGGAGGAAAAACGAACTATTTGCGCAAGCCACGCTTACATATAACGGATATAAAAGTAAATTGATCCTGGGCGTGCCGGTAAGCTGGCAGCATTATCGATATTATAATGATTTCGTAGCTACGAATCAGGATAAAGGCACCCGGCTGGTTTTCCAGCCCTCGCTTCATTGGGAATATAAAACGGGAAAAGAAAATACAGTCTATCTGGACTATACGCTTGCCAACAAAACCGCGGGGGTACAACAAATTTATGGGGGCGCTATTATTTCCGGATACCGGAGTTTTGCCTCTTATGAAACACCCTACCTCATGAGCCGCGCGCATACCTTTTCCGGCGGCTTTGACTATAAACGGGTGATCGAAGCATTTTTTGCGACCATTAATCTGACCTTTGCGCCAACCAAAAATTATTTTTTGTACAGCACTACGCTGCAAAACAATATGACCCTGGTAAAAGCATTGCCCATTATTAATTACAGTCAGGCTGCAGGCACAACGGCCCGGGTCAGCAAATATATTTTTGCGTTGAATACAACTGTTGCAGTAGACGCTGCACTGTCTGCAACTAAAACGCAGCTATTACAGAATGAACAATTATTCCGCGTTGTTTCCGTTGTAAAAACCACCGGGTTGCAGGTAACCCCAACGGTTCTGAAATGGCTGCAATTCACTATAAACGGCAAGTATATGCAATACACCACGGCATCTGAGCAAACAGGCTTTCTGCAACAGGAAGTGCGGCAATGGAACCTGCATTCCGGGCTGACGCTTTATCCCCTCAACCGGTTCAGCTTTAATTTTACCAACAATTATTACCAATCCTTACATAGAGGCAGCTCCGCCGTCCGCAGTCTTTTTCTTGACAGTTATCTCCAATATAAATTTGAGAAAAAAAGCCTTTTGATACGCCTGGCCTGTACGAACATTGCAAATGTGCGTTCCTATGAAATGATTGATGTCGGCACCAATAGCATTAATACTATCAGTTATCATCTCCGGCCCAGAACGATTTCACTAATGACTTCTTTCGATTTCTGA
- a CDS encoding GLPGLI family protein → MRQTVRFNKTFLVAPVLLLHTALSAQTKAGAPFKTALGRVIYNFSYMKDTAHRSYFYTETFELDYDKSSSLYSSYTKKESDSATYSQVAKAFKEAPDPDHVDVVLTGKTTTNNQFFTERSGKTSVDELRNLAGTAFIIPAKRPAIHWSVTDSTKTIQGFICQKATGESYGRRYTAWFCADLPYRFGPRRLNGLPGLILEAYDEKREIVYTLNRVEDFNAGIPPFGLPANAETVTSEAFAKAEEAYERNPQAFIDANRKKMSGIPKPKSSPLDGFDVSKIKSVSVRKSKTDPSDITLNNPIDLRND, encoded by the coding sequence ATGAGGCAAACTGTAAGATTCAACAAAACCTTTTTGGTGGCCCCGGTGCTGTTACTTCATACGGCCCTTTCGGCACAAACTAAAGCCGGCGCCCCGTTTAAAACCGCACTGGGCAGGGTAATTTATAATTTTAGCTATATGAAAGATACGGCGCACCGGAGTTATTTTTATACCGAAACATTTGAGCTGGATTATGATAAAAGCAGCAGTCTTTACTCAAGCTATACAAAAAAGGAAAGCGATTCCGCCACTTACAGCCAGGTGGCAAAAGCCTTTAAGGAGGCGCCCGATCCCGATCATGTGGACGTTGTGCTTACAGGAAAAACAACCACAAATAATCAGTTTTTTACAGAAAGAAGCGGCAAAACCAGCGTTGACGAACTACGCAACCTGGCCGGCACAGCATTCATTATCCCGGCCAAGCGCCCGGCTATCCATTGGTCGGTCACCGATTCTACAAAAACGATCCAGGGCTTTATCTGCCAGAAAGCCACGGGCGAAAGTTACGGGCGGCGTTATACGGCCTGGTTCTGTGCCGACCTGCCTTATCGTTTTGGTCCCCGGCGGCTCAACGGTCTGCCGGGCCTGATCCTGGAAGCCTATGATGAAAAAAGAGAGATTGTATATACCTTAAACCGGGTGGAAGATTTTAATGCGGGGATCCCTCCATTCGGACTTCCTGCAAATGCCGAAACCGTAACCTCCGAGGCTTTTGCAAAAGCGGAAGAAGCCTATGAACGCAACCCGCAGGCATTTATCGATGCCAATCGAAAGAAAATGAGCGGCATTCCCAAACCCAAAAGCAGCCCGCTGGATGGTTTTGATGTTTCTAAGATCAAAAGTGTGTCCGTCAGAAAAAGCAAAACTGATCCATCGGATATTACACTAAATAACCCGATCGATCTGCGAAACGATTAA
- a CDS encoding tetratricopeptide repeat protein → MKLHAIFILLIIILFDIYCPGQTSYDRSKLQRFYQDLDNEQALAYLKSIPPNTDAEYLFDLGYANYINGQTKEAGAIFTALYHKDRALPVPQLYLAMLFEQQRNYDSALFYYKNLTLLLPNSYKYWLAGARQWSRLNQTDSAVSYAQKSYRLSPASGRVVYDLAAYLKVQKRKTEAEKLIDLFLKQDTTYDPVIGQKITLCFDAKRYKEAIQWGELYRRREADAPLPYISLLYSYLNTNNPDSVISLYKWLGLKNMMAESIAYGAALAYATRKNYKASDSLLSECLKLNIQETAVTYLRAMSNNATALKNYKQAVAFYDTAYYLFHDPIDLFFAGKVYDKHLHDPAKAAVYYQKFRVVCPRPSDPDEVAITQYIKEFLPPRKR, encoded by the coding sequence ATGAAACTACATGCCATATTTATTTTATTGATTATCATACTGTTTGACATTTATTGCCCTGGACAGACCTCTTATGACCGGTCGAAATTGCAGCGCTTTTACCAGGACCTGGACAATGAGCAGGCGTTAGCCTATTTAAAAAGCATTCCGCCAAATACCGACGCAGAATACCTCTTTGACCTGGGTTATGCTAATTATATCAATGGTCAGACAAAAGAAGCCGGGGCAATTTTTACTGCGCTCTATCACAAAGACCGCGCGCTACCTGTTCCGCAACTATACCTGGCAATGCTCTTTGAGCAGCAACGGAACTATGACAGTGCTTTATTTTATTATAAAAACCTAACGCTGCTTTTGCCCAACAGTTATAAATACTGGCTGGCCGGCGCCCGGCAGTGGTCGCGTCTGAATCAAACAGACTCGGCTGTTTCTTATGCACAAAAAAGTTACAGGCTAAGTCCTGCATCAGGCAGGGTGGTGTACGACCTGGCCGCTTATTTAAAAGTGCAGAAGCGAAAAACAGAAGCGGAAAAACTTATTGATCTCTTTCTTAAGCAGGACACTACTTATGACCCGGTCATTGGACAGAAAATAACCCTCTGCTTTGATGCAAAACGGTACAAAGAGGCTATACAATGGGGGGAACTATACCGGCGAAGGGAGGCAGATGCTCCACTCCCGTATATAAGCCTTCTATACAGTTATCTTAATACCAATAATCCGGACAGCGTCATCAGCCTGTATAAATGGCTGGGGTTAAAAAATATGATGGCGGAAAGTATTGCATACGGCGCCGCTCTTGCCTATGCCACCAGGAAGAATTATAAGGCCAGCGATTCTTTGCTTTCCGAATGTTTAAAATTAAATATACAGGAGACGGCGGTCACCTACCTGCGGGCAATGAGTAATAACGCCACTGCTCTGAAGAACTATAAACAGGCGGTAGCTTTTTATGATACCGCTTATTATCTTTTCCATGATCCGATCGATCTGTTTTTTGCAGGGAAGGTATACGATAAACACCTTCATGATCCCGCAAAGGCAGCGGTATACTACCAGAAGTTCCGGGTGGTGTGCCCCCGGCCTTCCGACCCCGATGAGGTAGCCATTACCCAATACATTAAGGAATTTTTGCCTCCCCGGAAAAGATAA